The following proteins are co-located in the Symphalangus syndactylus isolate Jambi chromosome 21, NHGRI_mSymSyn1-v2.1_pri, whole genome shotgun sequence genome:
- the ILDR1 gene encoding immunoglobulin-like domain-containing receptor 1 isoform X3 yields the protein MLTLFRDEIEEKIKEYPSSKVSADVGKGCLSLLVTVQHTERYVTLFASIILKCDYTTSAQLQDVVVTWRFKSFCKDPIFDYYSASYQAALSLGQDPSNDCNDNQREVRIVAQRRGQNEPVLGVDYRQRKITIQNRADLVINEVMWWDHGVYYCTIEAPGDTSGDPDKEVKLIVLHWLTVIFIILGALLLLLLIGVCWCQCCPQYCCCYIRCPCCPARCCCPEEALARHHYMKQAQALGPQMMEKPLYWGADRSSQVSSYPMHPLLQRDLSLRSSLPQMPMTQTTNHPPLADGVLEYLEKELRNLNLAQPLPPDLKARFGNPCSMLSSLGSEVVERRIIHLPPLIRDLSSSRRTSDSLHQQWLTPIPSRPWDLREGRRQHHYPDFHQELKDRGPKSWALERRELDPSWSGRHRSSRLNGSPIHWSDRDSLSDVPSSSEARWRRSHPPFRSRCQQWPRRPSPRESTQRHGRRRRHRSYSPPLPSSLSSWSSEEDKERQPQSWGAHRRRSHSPHWPEEKPPSYRSLDVTPGRNSRKKGSVERRSVSLGHPAKGWAWAERSLQPGMTTANTGCLSFHHRGCLLPVLPKLHCALGGLPLVRAKEIKRVQSAGESSLPVKGLLTVASAVIAVLWGRPSEVTGENEAQHD from the exons GGTGCCTGTCCTTGCTTGTGACGGTCCAGCACACAGAACGCTATGTCACCCTGTTTGCCTCTATCATCCTCAAATGTGACTACACCACCTCTGCCCAGCTCCAGGACGTAGTAGTGACATGGCGCTTCAAGTCCTTCTGCAAGGACCCTATCTTTGACTACTACTCAGCGT CATACCAGGCAGCTTTATCCCTGGGCCAGGACCCATCCAATGACTGCAACGACAACCAGCGGGAAGTTCGCATCGTGGCCCAGCGGCGGGGGCAGAATGAGCCCGTGCTGGGGGTAGATTACCGGCAGCGCAAGATCACCATCCAGAACC GAGCAGATCTTGTGATTAATGAAGTGATGTGGTGGGACCATGGAGTGTATTACTGCACCATTGAGGCTCCAGGGGACACATCAGGAGACCCCGATAAGGAAGTAAAGCTCATCGTCCTGC ACTGGCTGACAGTGATCTTCATCATCCTGGgagccctcctcctcctgctgctgatTGGAGTGTGCTGGTGCCAGTGCTGTCCTCAGTATTGCTGCTGCTACATCCGCTGTCCCTGCTGTCCCGCCCGCTGCTGCTGTCCTGAGGAAG CCCTGGCCCGCCACCACTACATGAAGCAGGCCCAGGCCCTAGGTCCTCAGATGATGGAAAAACCCCTGTACTGGGGGGCGGACAGGAGCTCCCAGGTTTCATCTTATCCAATGCACCCGCTACTGCAGCGAG ATTTGTCCCTGCGGTCCAGCCTCCCACAGATGCCAATGACCCAGACCACCAATCACCCTCCCCTCGCCGATGGTGTCCTGGAGTATTTGGAGAAAGAACTGCGGAACCTCAACCTGGCCCAGCCTCTGCCCCCAGACCTCAAAGCCAGATTTGGCAATCCCTGCAGCATGCTGTCCTCCCTGGGCTCTGAGGTCGTGGAACGCAGAATCATCCACCTGCCCCCACTGATCAGAGACCTGTCATCCTCAAGGAGGACCAGTGACTCCCTGCACCAGCAGTGGCTCACCCCAATTCCCTCCAGGCCCTGGGAtctgagggaggggagaaggcagCACCATTACCCTGATTTCCACCAGGAGCTCAAAGACCGGGGGCCAAAGTCTTGGGCATTGGAAAGAAGGGAGTTGGACCCATCGTGGAGTGGAAGGCACCGTAGCTCTAGGCTGAATGGGTCACCCATACACTGGTCAGACAGGGACAGCCTAAGCGATGTCCCCTCGTCCAGCGAGGCACGCTGGCGGCGGAGCCACCCTCCTTTCAGGAGCCGCTGTCAGCAGTGGCCCCGCAGGCCCAGCCCCCGGGAGAGCACTCAGAGGCACGGGAGACGACGCAGGCACCGCAGCTActctcctcccctgccctccagcctcagtTCCTGGAGCTCTGAAGAGGACAAGGAGAGGCAGCCCCAGAGCTGGGGGGCCCACCGCCGCCGCTCGCACTCCCCACACTGGCCCGAGGAGAAGCCGCCTAGCTACCGCTCACTGGATGTCACTCCAGGCAGGAATAGCAGGAAAAAAGGGAGTGTGGAGAGGCGCTCGGTGAGCCTGGGACATCCTGCTAAGGGTTGGGCATGGGCAGAGAGGAGCCTCCAGCCAGGCATGACCACAGCCAACACAGGCTGCCTCTCATTCCACCACAGAGGGTGCCTCCTCCCTGTTTTGCCCAAATTACACTGTGCGCTGGGTGGACTACCTCTTGTTAGAGCTAAAGAAATCAAGCGAGTGCAGAGTGCAGGGGAGAGTTCACTGCCTGTGAAGGGCCTTCTCACCGTTGCTTCAGCTGTCATCGCAGTCCTGTGGGGCAGGCCAAGCGAGGTCACAGGAGAAAATGAGGCTCAGCATGATTAA
- the ILDR1 gene encoding immunoglobulin-like domain-containing receptor 1 isoform X4 has protein sequence MAWPKLPAPWLLLCTWLPAGCLSLLVTVQHTERYVTLFASIILKCDYTTSAQLQDVVVTWRFKSFCKDPIFDYYSASYQAALSLGQDPSNDCNDNQREVRIVAQRRGQNEPVLGVDYRQRKITIQNRADLVINEVMWWDHGVYYCTIEAPGDTSGDPDKEVKLIVLHWLTVIFIILGALLLLLLIGVCWCQCCPQYCCCYIRCPCCPARCCCPEEALARHHYMKQAQALGPQMMEKPLYWGADRSSQVSSYPMHPLLQRDLSLRSSLPQMPMTQTTNHPPLADGVLEYLEKELRNLNLAQPLPPDLKARFGNPCSMLSSLGSEVVERRIIHLPPLIRDLSSSRRTSDSLHQQWLTPIPSRPWDLREGRRQHHYPDFHQELKDRGPKSWALERRELDPSWSGRHRSSRLNGSPIHWSDRDSLSDVPSSSEARWRRSHPPFRSRCQQWPRRPSPRESTQRHGRRRRHRSYSPPLPSSLSSWSSEEDKERQPQSWGAHRRRSHSPHWPEEKPPSYRSLDVTPGRNSRKKGSVERRSVSLGHPAKGWAWAERSLQPGMTTANTGCLSFHHRGCLLPVLPKLHCALGGLPLVRAKEIKRVQSAGESSLPVKGLLTVASAVIAVLWGRPSEVTGENEAQHD, from the exons GGTGCCTGTCCTTGCTTGTGACGGTCCAGCACACAGAACGCTATGTCACCCTGTTTGCCTCTATCATCCTCAAATGTGACTACACCACCTCTGCCCAGCTCCAGGACGTAGTAGTGACATGGCGCTTCAAGTCCTTCTGCAAGGACCCTATCTTTGACTACTACTCAGCGT CATACCAGGCAGCTTTATCCCTGGGCCAGGACCCATCCAATGACTGCAACGACAACCAGCGGGAAGTTCGCATCGTGGCCCAGCGGCGGGGGCAGAATGAGCCCGTGCTGGGGGTAGATTACCGGCAGCGCAAGATCACCATCCAGAACC GAGCAGATCTTGTGATTAATGAAGTGATGTGGTGGGACCATGGAGTGTATTACTGCACCATTGAGGCTCCAGGGGACACATCAGGAGACCCCGATAAGGAAGTAAAGCTCATCGTCCTGC ACTGGCTGACAGTGATCTTCATCATCCTGGgagccctcctcctcctgctgctgatTGGAGTGTGCTGGTGCCAGTGCTGTCCTCAGTATTGCTGCTGCTACATCCGCTGTCCCTGCTGTCCCGCCCGCTGCTGCTGTCCTGAGGAAG CCCTGGCCCGCCACCACTACATGAAGCAGGCCCAGGCCCTAGGTCCTCAGATGATGGAAAAACCCCTGTACTGGGGGGCGGACAGGAGCTCCCAGGTTTCATCTTATCCAATGCACCCGCTACTGCAGCGAG ATTTGTCCCTGCGGTCCAGCCTCCCACAGATGCCAATGACCCAGACCACCAATCACCCTCCCCTCGCCGATGGTGTCCTGGAGTATTTGGAGAAAGAACTGCGGAACCTCAACCTGGCCCAGCCTCTGCCCCCAGACCTCAAAGCCAGATTTGGCAATCCCTGCAGCATGCTGTCCTCCCTGGGCTCTGAGGTCGTGGAACGCAGAATCATCCACCTGCCCCCACTGATCAGAGACCTGTCATCCTCAAGGAGGACCAGTGACTCCCTGCACCAGCAGTGGCTCACCCCAATTCCCTCCAGGCCCTGGGAtctgagggaggggagaaggcagCACCATTACCCTGATTTCCACCAGGAGCTCAAAGACCGGGGGCCAAAGTCTTGGGCATTGGAAAGAAGGGAGTTGGACCCATCGTGGAGTGGAAGGCACCGTAGCTCTAGGCTGAATGGGTCACCCATACACTGGTCAGACAGGGACAGCCTAAGCGATGTCCCCTCGTCCAGCGAGGCACGCTGGCGGCGGAGCCACCCTCCTTTCAGGAGCCGCTGTCAGCAGTGGCCCCGCAGGCCCAGCCCCCGGGAGAGCACTCAGAGGCACGGGAGACGACGCAGGCACCGCAGCTActctcctcccctgccctccagcctcagtTCCTGGAGCTCTGAAGAGGACAAGGAGAGGCAGCCCCAGAGCTGGGGGGCCCACCGCCGCCGCTCGCACTCCCCACACTGGCCCGAGGAGAAGCCGCCTAGCTACCGCTCACTGGATGTCACTCCAGGCAGGAATAGCAGGAAAAAAGGGAGTGTGGAGAGGCGCTCGGTGAGCCTGGGACATCCTGCTAAGGGTTGGGCATGGGCAGAGAGGAGCCTCCAGCCAGGCATGACCACAGCCAACACAGGCTGCCTCTCATTCCACCACAGAGGGTGCCTCCTCCCTGTTTTGCCCAAATTACACTGTGCGCTGGGTGGACTACCTCTTGTTAGAGCTAAAGAAATCAAGCGAGTGCAGAGTGCAGGGGAGAGTTCACTGCCTGTGAAGGGCCTTCTCACCGTTGCTTCAGCTGTCATCGCAGTCCTGTGGGGCAGGCCAAGCGAGGTCACAGGAGAAAATGAGGCTCAGCATGATTAA
- the ILDR1 gene encoding immunoglobulin-like domain-containing receptor 1 isoform X7 — MAWPKLPAPWLLLCTWLPAGCLSLLVTVQHTERYVTLFASIILKCDYTTSAQLQDVVVTWRFKSFCKDPIFDYYSASYQAALSLGQDPSNDCNDNQREVRIVAQRRGQNEPVLGVDYRQRKITIQNRADLVINEVMWWDHGVYYCTIEAPGDTSGDPDKEVKLIVLHWLTVIFIILGALLLLLLIGVCWCQCCPQYCCCYIRCPCCPARCCCPEEDLSLRSSLPQMPMTQTTNHPPLADGVLEYLEKELRNLNLAQPLPPDLKARFGNPCSMLSSLGSEVVERRIIHLPPLIRDLSSSRRTSDSLHQQWLTPIPSRPWDLREGRRQHHYPDFHQELKDRGPKSWALERRELDPSWSGRHRSSRLNGSPIHWSDRDSLSDVPSSSEARWRRSHPPFRSRCQQWPRRPSPRESTQRHGRRRRHRSYSPPLPSSLSSWSSEEDKERQPQSWGAHRRRSHSPHWPEEKPPSYRSLDVTPGRNSRKKGSVERRSVSLGHPAKGWAWAERSLQPGMTTANTGCLSFHHRGCLLPVLPKLHCALGGLPLVRAKEIKRVQSAGESSLPVKGLLTVASAVIAVLWGRPSEVTGENEAQHD; from the exons GGTGCCTGTCCTTGCTTGTGACGGTCCAGCACACAGAACGCTATGTCACCCTGTTTGCCTCTATCATCCTCAAATGTGACTACACCACCTCTGCCCAGCTCCAGGACGTAGTAGTGACATGGCGCTTCAAGTCCTTCTGCAAGGACCCTATCTTTGACTACTACTCAGCGT CATACCAGGCAGCTTTATCCCTGGGCCAGGACCCATCCAATGACTGCAACGACAACCAGCGGGAAGTTCGCATCGTGGCCCAGCGGCGGGGGCAGAATGAGCCCGTGCTGGGGGTAGATTACCGGCAGCGCAAGATCACCATCCAGAACC GAGCAGATCTTGTGATTAATGAAGTGATGTGGTGGGACCATGGAGTGTATTACTGCACCATTGAGGCTCCAGGGGACACATCAGGAGACCCCGATAAGGAAGTAAAGCTCATCGTCCTGC ACTGGCTGACAGTGATCTTCATCATCCTGGgagccctcctcctcctgctgctgatTGGAGTGTGCTGGTGCCAGTGCTGTCCTCAGTATTGCTGCTGCTACATCCGCTGTCCCTGCTGTCCCGCCCGCTGCTGCTGTCCTGAGGAAG ATTTGTCCCTGCGGTCCAGCCTCCCACAGATGCCAATGACCCAGACCACCAATCACCCTCCCCTCGCCGATGGTGTCCTGGAGTATTTGGAGAAAGAACTGCGGAACCTCAACCTGGCCCAGCCTCTGCCCCCAGACCTCAAAGCCAGATTTGGCAATCCCTGCAGCATGCTGTCCTCCCTGGGCTCTGAGGTCGTGGAACGCAGAATCATCCACCTGCCCCCACTGATCAGAGACCTGTCATCCTCAAGGAGGACCAGTGACTCCCTGCACCAGCAGTGGCTCACCCCAATTCCCTCCAGGCCCTGGGAtctgagggaggggagaaggcagCACCATTACCCTGATTTCCACCAGGAGCTCAAAGACCGGGGGCCAAAGTCTTGGGCATTGGAAAGAAGGGAGTTGGACCCATCGTGGAGTGGAAGGCACCGTAGCTCTAGGCTGAATGGGTCACCCATACACTGGTCAGACAGGGACAGCCTAAGCGATGTCCCCTCGTCCAGCGAGGCACGCTGGCGGCGGAGCCACCCTCCTTTCAGGAGCCGCTGTCAGCAGTGGCCCCGCAGGCCCAGCCCCCGGGAGAGCACTCAGAGGCACGGGAGACGACGCAGGCACCGCAGCTActctcctcccctgccctccagcctcagtTCCTGGAGCTCTGAAGAGGACAAGGAGAGGCAGCCCCAGAGCTGGGGGGCCCACCGCCGCCGCTCGCACTCCCCACACTGGCCCGAGGAGAAGCCGCCTAGCTACCGCTCACTGGATGTCACTCCAGGCAGGAATAGCAGGAAAAAAGGGAGTGTGGAGAGGCGCTCGGTGAGCCTGGGACATCCTGCTAAGGGTTGGGCATGGGCAGAGAGGAGCCTCCAGCCAGGCATGACCACAGCCAACACAGGCTGCCTCTCATTCCACCACAGAGGGTGCCTCCTCCCTGTTTTGCCCAAATTACACTGTGCGCTGGGTGGACTACCTCTTGTTAGAGCTAAAGAAATCAAGCGAGTGCAGAGTGCAGGGGAGAGTTCACTGCCTGTGAAGGGCCTTCTCACCGTTGCTTCAGCTGTCATCGCAGTCCTGTGGGGCAGGCCAAGCGAGGTCACAGGAGAAAATGAGGCTCAGCATGATTAA
- the ILDR1 gene encoding immunoglobulin-like domain-containing receptor 1 isoform X5 encodes MQQVKTLIWQGCLSLLVTVQHTERYVTLFASIILKCDYTTSAQLQDVVVTWRFKSFCKDPIFDYYSASYQAALSLGQDPSNDCNDNQREVRIVAQRRGQNEPVLGVDYRQRKITIQNRADLVINEVMWWDHGVYYCTIEAPGDTSGDPDKEVKLIVLHWLTVIFIILGALLLLLLIGVCWCQCCPQYCCCYIRCPCCPARCCCPEEALARHHYMKQAQALGPQMMEKPLYWGADRSSQVSSYPMHPLLQRDLSLRSSLPQMPMTQTTNHPPLADGVLEYLEKELRNLNLAQPLPPDLKARFGNPCSMLSSLGSEVVERRIIHLPPLIRDLSSSRRTSDSLHQQWLTPIPSRPWDLREGRRQHHYPDFHQELKDRGPKSWALERRELDPSWSGRHRSSRLNGSPIHWSDRDSLSDVPSSSEARWRRSHPPFRSRCQQWPRRPSPRESTQRHGRRRRHRSYSPPLPSSLSSWSSEEDKERQPQSWGAHRRRSHSPHWPEEKPPSYRSLDVTPGRNSRKKGSVERRSVSLGHPAKGWAWAERSLQPGMTTANTGCLSFHHRGCLLPVLPKLHCALGGLPLVRAKEIKRVQSAGESSLPVKGLLTVASAVIAVLWGRPSEVTGENEAQHD; translated from the exons GGTGCCTGTCCTTGCTTGTGACGGTCCAGCACACAGAACGCTATGTCACCCTGTTTGCCTCTATCATCCTCAAATGTGACTACACCACCTCTGCCCAGCTCCAGGACGTAGTAGTGACATGGCGCTTCAAGTCCTTCTGCAAGGACCCTATCTTTGACTACTACTCAGCGT CATACCAGGCAGCTTTATCCCTGGGCCAGGACCCATCCAATGACTGCAACGACAACCAGCGGGAAGTTCGCATCGTGGCCCAGCGGCGGGGGCAGAATGAGCCCGTGCTGGGGGTAGATTACCGGCAGCGCAAGATCACCATCCAGAACC GAGCAGATCTTGTGATTAATGAAGTGATGTGGTGGGACCATGGAGTGTATTACTGCACCATTGAGGCTCCAGGGGACACATCAGGAGACCCCGATAAGGAAGTAAAGCTCATCGTCCTGC ACTGGCTGACAGTGATCTTCATCATCCTGGgagccctcctcctcctgctgctgatTGGAGTGTGCTGGTGCCAGTGCTGTCCTCAGTATTGCTGCTGCTACATCCGCTGTCCCTGCTGTCCCGCCCGCTGCTGCTGTCCTGAGGAAG CCCTGGCCCGCCACCACTACATGAAGCAGGCCCAGGCCCTAGGTCCTCAGATGATGGAAAAACCCCTGTACTGGGGGGCGGACAGGAGCTCCCAGGTTTCATCTTATCCAATGCACCCGCTACTGCAGCGAG ATTTGTCCCTGCGGTCCAGCCTCCCACAGATGCCAATGACCCAGACCACCAATCACCCTCCCCTCGCCGATGGTGTCCTGGAGTATTTGGAGAAAGAACTGCGGAACCTCAACCTGGCCCAGCCTCTGCCCCCAGACCTCAAAGCCAGATTTGGCAATCCCTGCAGCATGCTGTCCTCCCTGGGCTCTGAGGTCGTGGAACGCAGAATCATCCACCTGCCCCCACTGATCAGAGACCTGTCATCCTCAAGGAGGACCAGTGACTCCCTGCACCAGCAGTGGCTCACCCCAATTCCCTCCAGGCCCTGGGAtctgagggaggggagaaggcagCACCATTACCCTGATTTCCACCAGGAGCTCAAAGACCGGGGGCCAAAGTCTTGGGCATTGGAAAGAAGGGAGTTGGACCCATCGTGGAGTGGAAGGCACCGTAGCTCTAGGCTGAATGGGTCACCCATACACTGGTCAGACAGGGACAGCCTAAGCGATGTCCCCTCGTCCAGCGAGGCACGCTGGCGGCGGAGCCACCCTCCTTTCAGGAGCCGCTGTCAGCAGTGGCCCCGCAGGCCCAGCCCCCGGGAGAGCACTCAGAGGCACGGGAGACGACGCAGGCACCGCAGCTActctcctcccctgccctccagcctcagtTCCTGGAGCTCTGAAGAGGACAAGGAGAGGCAGCCCCAGAGCTGGGGGGCCCACCGCCGCCGCTCGCACTCCCCACACTGGCCCGAGGAGAAGCCGCCTAGCTACCGCTCACTGGATGTCACTCCAGGCAGGAATAGCAGGAAAAAAGGGAGTGTGGAGAGGCGCTCGGTGAGCCTGGGACATCCTGCTAAGGGTTGGGCATGGGCAGAGAGGAGCCTCCAGCCAGGCATGACCACAGCCAACACAGGCTGCCTCTCATTCCACCACAGAGGGTGCCTCCTCCCTGTTTTGCCCAAATTACACTGTGCGCTGGGTGGACTACCTCTTGTTAGAGCTAAAGAAATCAAGCGAGTGCAGAGTGCAGGGGAGAGTTCACTGCCTGTGAAGGGCCTTCTCACCGTTGCTTCAGCTGTCATCGCAGTCCTGTGGGGCAGGCCAAGCGAGGTCACAGGAGAAAATGAGGCTCAGCATGATTAA